A part of Myxococcus landrumus genomic DNA contains:
- a CDS encoding M36 family metallopeptidase, protein MTVLSRDALRGVPTLVRAHRQDRGPSLQAHSTPRAAANAYLRQQAELYGLSPADLETVYVHHVHDLGRGGIIVRFRQRVAGLEVVHSELKMLLSRDLALVALSGHLQGGVAPEHRAALGAPRKAFAYPPSEAVLKALGDIHGLSLVGTVQAAAGFDSQGAPRFELAPGGTLQRAGISLVTPARVTENYFPTAQGLVPAYTVDLLSSKTGEAWPRGHVYVLHASTGQVLLREDRTANDAYTYRVWASAVDRTPSDNPFIDFSPYPGTAPGQSPAGFTPPTAITWEGRAHPSNGTTLPWLDAGATVTAGNNVRAYADHFNPDGYTEGQDVRAQVTPATRDFPHVHDPLSEPLSSPAQIAASVVQLFYTTNWLHDYYYDSGFNEPAGNAQQVNFEGGGLGEDPVLAEAQNQGPDPQARNSAIAYVPRDGLSPRLEFSLWSATQTRTFSVSGRAYDTGPAQFGAQKFTVPSRQLVLGLDGTGTTTDACEPLQNPVTNAIVLADRGTCNMKLKAVNAQSANAAALIIINNTPGDPAPSMPDVDPGLTTTLPVLSVSFEDGQALKDLLAQGSLSGTLSRSASPERDASLDNTVVAHEWGHILFRRLVACSSQQCRAMSEGWSDFVALHMMVREGDAANGMYAIGAFAGDALGDSSYYGVRRSPYSRDLTRNGFQFQHIADGQPLPAQTYLRDFGLENSEIHNAGEVWASMLFEAYQSLLDDTRGGTPRIATFEEARRRMATYVVESMLMAHNNITFTEQRDLLLMVANERDPADMRALAQGFARRGAGTCAVSPPPGSRTFTEVVQDDQARSDVRLESIQIEERGRSCDADGVLDASETGVVRIQVYNGGPLASTDTRVSLSSNNPRVTFPSGPLVNIGRVSPFEPLTVEIPVALSGSQEVSAEVNYSVVLESSGACRPRAEHSKSVLHNYDLTPSRTDRADPVRSPWRPQVLQGLEAHNWRIAESPRVPGEKVWYAEEPVPFADVVLETPSMTIPPGTPFAMSFEHRFEFDFRQEPSTGERTYWSGGVIEFTRDGGTTWTDVSTLLNPGYAEKVLDLRTGNPLRGRFAYASRNPHWPDIDSVTLDFGTNLSGSTVKLRFRLGSDVVFFAHGWEVDNITVVGTATAPFLERIEDASPCHPIAQAGNDQSVLEGETVHLDGTRSSDPGAAPLTYRWRQVPDTTVALTGADTATPRFIAPDVSQDTELEFELTVQVAGLVATDRVKVTTRSRDPLPDAGPPDAGHDAGTPDAGHDAGTPDAGHDAGTPDAGPPDAGPPDAGPLPDAGPEPDAGPGGGPGEPGGCSCAATRGDTNLVWLMGLVGWALIRGHRRRRG, encoded by the coding sequence GTGACAGTGCTGTCCAGGGATGCCCTTCGAGGTGTCCCCACCCTGGTCCGGGCTCACCGCCAGGACCGGGGGCCGTCCCTGCAAGCCCATTCCACACCCAGGGCCGCGGCAAACGCATATCTCCGGCAACAAGCGGAGCTGTATGGCTTGTCTCCCGCGGACCTGGAGACGGTGTATGTCCATCACGTCCATGACCTGGGACGCGGTGGCATCATCGTGCGCTTCCGTCAGCGGGTGGCGGGCCTGGAAGTGGTGCACAGCGAATTGAAGATGCTCCTGAGCCGGGACCTGGCGCTGGTGGCGCTCTCCGGCCATCTTCAAGGGGGCGTGGCACCGGAGCATCGAGCAGCGCTTGGCGCGCCCCGGAAGGCGTTTGCCTATCCCCCCTCCGAGGCGGTGCTGAAGGCCCTGGGGGACATCCATGGCCTGTCCCTGGTGGGGACGGTCCAGGCGGCGGCGGGTTTCGACAGCCAGGGAGCGCCGCGCTTCGAGCTGGCCCCAGGCGGAACCCTCCAGCGCGCTGGCATCTCCCTGGTGACTCCCGCCCGCGTCACGGAGAACTACTTCCCCACGGCCCAGGGGCTGGTCCCCGCGTACACCGTGGACCTGCTCTCATCGAAGACAGGTGAGGCGTGGCCCCGCGGCCATGTCTATGTCTTGCATGCGAGCACCGGACAGGTGCTGCTGCGCGAGGACCGGACCGCGAATGATGCCTATACCTATCGCGTGTGGGCCAGCGCGGTGGACCGGACGCCCTCGGACAATCCCTTCATCGATTTTTCGCCGTATCCTGGGACGGCTCCAGGCCAGAGCCCGGCGGGATTCACGCCCCCCACCGCCATCACGTGGGAGGGCCGGGCCCACCCCAGCAATGGCACCACCCTCCCGTGGCTGGATGCAGGCGCGACCGTCACGGCCGGCAACAACGTCCGGGCCTACGCGGACCACTTCAACCCGGATGGCTATACCGAGGGGCAGGATGTCCGCGCGCAGGTGACGCCTGCCACCCGGGACTTCCCGCATGTCCATGACCCGCTCTCGGAGCCGTTGAGCAGCCCGGCGCAAATCGCCGCCTCCGTGGTGCAACTGTTCTACACCACCAACTGGCTTCACGATTACTACTACGACTCTGGCTTCAATGAGCCCGCGGGCAATGCCCAGCAGGTGAACTTCGAAGGGGGCGGGCTGGGAGAAGACCCCGTGCTCGCCGAGGCGCAGAACCAGGGACCCGACCCACAGGCTCGCAACTCCGCCATCGCCTACGTCCCGCGCGACGGCCTGTCGCCCCGCTTGGAGTTCTCGCTCTGGAGTGCGACGCAGACACGCACGTTCTCCGTCTCTGGCCGGGCGTATGACACGGGCCCGGCGCAGTTCGGTGCCCAGAAGTTCACGGTGCCTTCGCGGCAGCTGGTCCTGGGCCTCGACGGGACGGGCACGACGACCGATGCGTGCGAGCCGCTCCAGAACCCCGTCACCAATGCCATCGTCCTGGCGGACCGCGGCACCTGCAACATGAAGCTCAAAGCGGTGAACGCCCAGAGCGCCAACGCCGCGGCGCTCATCATCATCAACAACACCCCCGGAGACCCCGCGCCGAGCATGCCCGACGTGGACCCGGGCCTCACGACCACGCTGCCCGTCCTCTCCGTCTCCTTCGAGGATGGCCAGGCCCTCAAGGACCTGCTCGCCCAGGGGTCGCTGTCAGGCACCCTGTCGCGGTCGGCCTCGCCCGAGAGGGACGCCTCGCTCGACAACACCGTCGTGGCCCATGAGTGGGGGCATATCCTCTTCCGGCGGCTGGTCGCGTGTTCGTCGCAGCAGTGCCGCGCCATGAGCGAGGGCTGGAGCGACTTCGTGGCCTTGCACATGATGGTCCGGGAGGGAGATGCCGCCAACGGGATGTATGCCATCGGCGCCTTCGCCGGCGACGCCCTGGGCGACAGTTCCTACTACGGGGTCCGCAGGTCTCCGTACTCGCGCGACCTCACCCGGAACGGCTTCCAGTTCCAGCACATCGCCGATGGCCAGCCGCTCCCCGCGCAGACCTACCTGCGCGACTTCGGGCTGGAGAACTCGGAGATTCACAACGCGGGAGAGGTCTGGGCCTCCATGCTCTTCGAGGCCTATCAATCCCTGCTCGACGACACACGAGGAGGCACGCCGCGCATCGCAACGTTCGAGGAAGCCAGACGCCGCATGGCGACCTACGTCGTGGAGAGCATGCTGATGGCTCACAACAACATCACCTTCACCGAGCAACGGGACCTGCTCCTGATGGTGGCCAACGAGCGGGACCCGGCGGACATGCGGGCGCTGGCCCAGGGCTTCGCCCGGCGGGGCGCGGGGACCTGCGCCGTGTCTCCTCCTCCCGGGTCCAGGACGTTCACCGAGGTTGTCCAGGACGACCAGGCCCGCTCCGACGTCCGCTTGGAGTCGATTCAGATAGAGGAACGGGGCCGCTCGTGTGACGCGGATGGAGTGTTGGATGCGTCGGAGACAGGCGTCGTCCGGATCCAGGTCTACAATGGAGGTCCGCTCGCGTCGACCGATACGCGGGTGAGCCTCTCCAGCAACAACCCACGGGTGACCTTCCCCTCGGGCCCTCTCGTCAACATAGGAAGGGTGTCTCCCTTCGAGCCGCTCACCGTGGAGATTCCCGTGGCCCTCTCGGGGAGCCAGGAGGTCTCCGCGGAGGTGAACTACAGCGTCGTGCTGGAGAGCAGTGGCGCGTGTCGGCCGCGCGCGGAGCACTCGAAGTCCGTCCTTCACAACTACGACCTGACGCCGTCGAGGACGGACAGGGCCGACCCGGTGCGGAGCCCCTGGCGTCCTCAGGTGCTCCAGGGCCTGGAGGCCCACAACTGGCGCATCGCCGAGTCGCCGCGCGTCCCCGGGGAGAAGGTCTGGTACGCGGAGGAGCCAGTCCCCTTCGCGGACGTCGTGCTGGAGACGCCCTCCATGACCATCCCCCCGGGCACTCCGTTCGCCATGAGCTTCGAGCACCGCTTCGAGTTCGACTTCCGCCAGGAACCCTCGACGGGCGAGCGGACGTACTGGAGCGGCGGCGTCATCGAGTTCACGCGCGACGGAGGAACCACCTGGACCGACGTGTCGACCCTGCTCAACCCCGGGTACGCGGAGAAGGTGCTCGACCTCCGCACGGGCAACCCCCTGCGAGGCCGGTTCGCGTACGCATCGCGCAATCCGCACTGGCCCGACATCGACTCCGTCACCCTGGACTTTGGCACGAACCTGAGCGGGAGCACCGTGAAGCTCCGCTTCCGGCTGGGGTCCGATGTCGTCTTCTTCGCCCACGGGTGGGAGGTCGACAACATCACCGTGGTGGGCACCGCCACCGCGCCCTTCCTGGAGCGCATCGAGGACGCCAGTCCGTGCCACCCCATTGCCCAGGCGGGCAATGACCAGAGCGTCCTCGAGGGTGAGACGGTCCACCTGGACGGCACGCGGAGCTCGGACCCGGGCGCGGCGCCGCTCACCTATCGCTGGCGACAGGTGCCAGACACCACCGTGGCCCTGACGGGCGCGGACACCGCCACGCCCCGCTTCATCGCGCCCGATGTGAGCCAGGACACCGAGCTGGAGTTCGAGCTGACCGTCCAAGTCGCGGGGCTCGTCGCAACGGACCGCGTGAAGGTCACCACCCGATCCAGGGACCCACTGCCCGACGCGGGGCCTCCGGACGCCGGCCACGACGCGGGGACTCCGGATGCTGGCCACGACGCGGGGACTCCGGATGCGGGCCACGACGCCGGGACTCCGGATGCGGGCCCTCCCGACGCGGGCCCTCCCGACGCGGGCCCGCTCCCGGACGCCGGGCCTGAGCCGGACGCGGGACCGGGAGGCGGCCCCGGAGAACCGGGTGGTTGCTCCTGCGCGGCGACCCGAGGCGACACGAACCTGGTCTGGCTCATGGGACTCGTGGGGTGGGCCCTGATTCGGGGCCACCGTCGGCGTCGGGGCTGA